A genome region from Pseudomonas pergaminensis includes the following:
- a CDS encoding SDR family oxidoreductase, translated as MELNNKVCIVTGAASGIGKAVATLFAENGASVIVADVNIEAARATAEEIGAFAVACNVAVNADVESMVETVLERFSRIDVLVNNAGFGMTGNVVTIEEEDWDRLMSVNLKGMFLCAKHVVPVMAAQKSGSIINTTSYTATSAIANRTAYVASKGGVSALTRAMALDHAADGIRVNAVAPGTIDSPYFDRIFAQSDNPQALRAAFDARAVLNRMGKPQEIAEAFLFLASDRSRFATGSILTVDGGSSIGNHLVD; from the coding sequence ATGGAATTAAACAATAAGGTCTGCATCGTCACGGGCGCCGCCAGCGGCATTGGTAAAGCGGTTGCCACTTTGTTCGCAGAAAACGGTGCCTCGGTGATTGTCGCCGATGTGAACATTGAAGCCGCGCGCGCTACCGCAGAGGAGATCGGTGCCTTTGCCGTCGCTTGCAATGTGGCGGTTAATGCTGACGTAGAATCGATGGTGGAAACGGTGTTAGAGCGTTTTAGCCGTATCGATGTATTGGTCAACAATGCCGGCTTCGGCATGACCGGCAACGTGGTCACCATTGAAGAAGAGGATTGGGACCGCCTGATGTCGGTCAACCTCAAAGGCATGTTTCTGTGCGCCAAGCATGTCGTGCCCGTGATGGCTGCGCAAAAGTCCGGTTCCATCATCAATACCACGTCTTATACGGCCACCAGCGCCATTGCCAACCGTACTGCTTATGTTGCCTCCAAGGGCGGCGTGTCCGCGCTCACACGTGCGATGGCACTGGACCATGCGGCCGATGGCATTCGCGTGAACGCCGTCGCGCCGGGCACCATCGACAGCCCCTACTTCGACCGGATTTTCGCCCAGTCAGATAATCCGCAGGCGCTGCGTGCAGCTTTCGATGCACGCGCCGTATTGAATCGAATGGGTAAACCGCAGGAAATCGCCGAAGCCTTCCTGTTTCTCGCCTCCGACCGCTCACGTTTTGCGACCGGCAGCATCCTGACCGTGGATGGCGGCTCTTCGATCGGCAACCACCTGGTTGACTGA
- a CDS encoding flavin reductase family protein gives MKEQQQEKELVNDFKLAMRRLTSTISLITTRHLGQPFGMAATAVQSVTADPATILVCVNRSASISTALEVSGRFAVNMLHLSHVDLVPIFSGQLKGQERFEHGQWVEEHGVPVLADAQAALVCEVCEVATIGSHDVIFGRVLWVDTRPDISPLLYEDGRFARSAAIK, from the coding sequence ATGAAAGAACAACAACAAGAAAAAGAACTCGTTAACGACTTCAAACTGGCGATGCGTCGATTGACATCGACCATCTCGCTGATCACCACGCGCCACCTGGGCCAGCCGTTCGGTATGGCTGCGACGGCGGTGCAGTCGGTCACTGCCGATCCCGCCACCATCCTCGTCTGCGTCAATCGCTCGGCCTCCATCAGTACCGCGCTGGAGGTGAGCGGTCGCTTTGCGGTGAATATGCTGCACCTCTCCCACGTCGATCTGGTGCCGATTTTCAGCGGCCAGCTCAAAGGGCAGGAGCGCTTTGAGCATGGCCAGTGGGTCGAGGAGCACGGCGTGCCGGTGCTGGCCGACGCGCAGGCGGCGCTGGTGTGCGAGGTGTGTGAAGTTGCGACCATCGGCTCTCACGATGTGATTTTCGGCCGAGTGCTGTGGGTCGACACTCGGCCGGATATTTCGCCCCTTTTGTACGAAGACGGACGCTTCGCCAGATCCGCCGCGATCAAGTGA
- a CDS encoding glutathione S-transferase family protein: protein MPRTLYGHMKSSNVMKVVWLMDELGLDYERIDLGNVFGGLEEDDYRGMNPTSLVPTLVDGDFTIWESNAVMRYLCNAYAPTSPLYPAAPKLRALVDQWLDCQQTQLTRPQTVVFFQLIRTAPEKRDTSALETAIGEAGKVWGWIEQRLATHEYVCGQTMTIADIAWAVHAHRWLNMDFDRAELPNLKAWYARMLKHESYRQKWAGPVV from the coding sequence ATGCCACGCACGCTGTATGGCCATATGAAATCCAGCAACGTCATGAAAGTCGTCTGGCTGATGGACGAGCTGGGGCTCGACTACGAGAGGATCGACTTGGGCAATGTCTTCGGCGGGCTTGAAGAGGACGATTACCGCGGGATGAACCCCACCAGTCTGGTTCCAACCCTGGTCGACGGTGACTTTACGATCTGGGAAAGCAACGCAGTGATGCGCTACCTGTGCAACGCTTATGCACCGACCAGCCCCCTCTACCCGGCGGCGCCCAAGCTACGTGCGTTGGTCGACCAGTGGCTCGATTGCCAACAGACACAGCTCACCCGACCACAGACCGTGGTGTTCTTCCAGTTGATTCGCACCGCCCCGGAAAAACGCGATACATCCGCGTTGGAAACCGCGATTGGCGAAGCCGGCAAGGTCTGGGGCTGGATCGAACAGCGCCTGGCCACACATGAGTACGTCTGCGGGCAAACGATGACCATCGCCGACATTGCCTGGGCCGTGCACGCACACCGGTGGCTGAACATGGACTTCGACCGAGCGGAGCTGCCCAACCTCAAGGCCTGGTACGCAAGGATGCTCAAGCATGAATCCTACCGTCAGAAATGGGCCGGCCCGGTGGTTTGA
- the ggt gene encoding gamma-glutamyltransferase, which produces MGTYQLAVASPRTALTHSAVAVPDQLAADTANEIFAKGGNAVDAAVAVAFSLAVTYPEAGNIGGGGFMTVYFKGKPYFLDYRERAPLKATRDMFVDSSGKKVIAADQPQGSVIGHRSVGVPGTVAGLWEAHKRFGKLKWAQLIEPAIGYSHHGFVVDDALASIAASENAKRFAGKTNFAEHFGKLQAGTTFKQPELEAVLKRIAAQGPKGFYAGKTAALIVTDMSANGGLISAQDLADYRAVWREPIQANWNGFQIVTAPPPSSGGVALVQLLKMKEMRRDDFKGVPLNSARYMHLVAEIEKRVFADRAQYLGDPDFYTVPVHELIDEHYLAGRASQVNLSVPSDTNKVVAGLNIESPEKPQTTHFSIVDKWGNAVSNTYTLNGFFGSGVVAEKTGILLNDEMDDFSALAGVPNQMGVVGTDTNAIEPGKRPLSSMTPTIFLKDGKVALVIGTPGGSRIFTSIFQVVSNVYDFHMGLKDAVGAMRFHHQLLPANTIFWEPYAPISGQLAPDVEAAGYNLANQGFNGDIQAIKVEHGVPEPVSDPRGRGVTSIAK; this is translated from the coding sequence ATGGGAACTTATCAACTGGCGGTCGCCAGCCCACGCACCGCGTTGACGCATTCTGCCGTGGCCGTACCTGACCAATTGGCTGCGGACACCGCCAACGAAATTTTTGCCAAAGGCGGGAATGCCGTAGATGCGGCCGTCGCCGTTGCCTTTTCGCTGGCCGTGACGTACCCCGAAGCCGGGAATATCGGCGGCGGCGGTTTCATGACCGTCTACTTCAAGGGCAAACCCTACTTTCTCGATTACCGCGAGCGTGCGCCGCTGAAAGCGACGCGAGACATGTTCGTCGACAGCTCGGGTAAAAAAGTGATTGCTGCCGACCAACCGCAAGGCAGTGTGATCGGCCACCGGTCGGTGGGCGTGCCGGGAACGGTCGCCGGACTGTGGGAGGCTCACAAGCGCTTTGGCAAGCTCAAATGGGCGCAGCTGATCGAGCCGGCCATTGGCTATTCGCACCATGGCTTCGTCGTCGATGACGCACTGGCCAGTATTGCTGCAAGCGAAAACGCTAAACGCTTCGCCGGTAAAACCAACTTCGCTGAACATTTCGGCAAACTGCAGGCCGGTACCACCTTCAAGCAGCCCGAACTTGAGGCGGTTCTCAAGCGCATCGCCGCGCAGGGACCGAAAGGCTTTTACGCCGGTAAAACCGCTGCGTTGATCGTGACCGATATGAGTGCCAATGGCGGCCTGATCAGCGCGCAGGATCTCGCCGACTACAGAGCCGTTTGGCGAGAGCCCATACAGGCCAATTGGAATGGCTTTCAAATCGTCACCGCTCCACCACCCAGCTCCGGCGGGGTCGCGCTGGTGCAACTGTTGAAGATGAAAGAGATGCGCCGCGATGATTTCAAGGGCGTGCCGCTCAATTCCGCGCGCTATATGCACCTGGTGGCGGAGATCGAAAAGCGGGTGTTTGCCGATCGGGCGCAGTACCTGGGTGATCCGGATTTTTACACCGTGCCGGTGCATGAATTGATCGATGAACACTACCTGGCTGGCCGGGCGTCGCAGGTCAATTTGTCGGTCCCTTCGGACACCAATAAGGTCGTCGCCGGTCTGAATATCGAATCGCCGGAAAAACCCCAGACGACGCACTTCTCAATCGTCGATAAATGGGGCAATGCCGTTTCCAACACGTACACGCTCAATGGCTTTTTCGGCTCCGGCGTCGTCGCGGAAAAAACCGGCATTTTGCTCAATGATGAGATGGATGACTTTTCAGCGCTGGCAGGGGTGCCCAATCAGATGGGCGTCGTCGGCACCGACACCAATGCCATTGAACCTGGAAAGCGGCCATTGTCCTCGATGACTCCAACGATTTTCCTGAAGGACGGCAAGGTCGCCCTGGTCATTGGTACACCGGGCGGCTCGCGGATTTTCACGTCCATCTTCCAAGTCGTCAGTAACGTATATGACTTCCACATGGGGCTGAAAGACGCGGTGGGTGCCATGCGTTTTCACCACCAACTGCTGCCTGCCAATACGATCTTCTGGGAACCCTATGCGCCGATTTCCGGGCAACTGGCACCGGATGTTGAGGCCGCAGGGTATAACCTCGCAAACCAGGGCTTCAATGGTGATATCCAGGCGATCAAGGTGGAACACGGCGTACCTGAACCCGTGTCCGATCCCAGGGGGAGGGGCGTGACCTCGATTGCTAAATAG
- a CDS encoding VOC family protein codes for MSLSPFHLAIPVYDLAATRHFYGEVFGLSEGRSSNQWVDFDFYGHQLVIHEHPKTASQESVHSNPVDGHDVPVPHFGIILEWAQWEALAERLKARETQFVIEPYIRFQGQVGEQATMFLFDPCGNALEFKAFKDMSQLFAK; via the coding sequence ATGAGTCTTTCTCCTTTCCACCTCGCAATCCCTGTGTATGACTTGGCCGCCACACGTCACTTCTACGGTGAGGTGTTCGGTCTTTCCGAAGGTCGCTCCAGCAACCAGTGGGTCGACTTCGATTTCTACGGCCATCAGTTGGTCATCCATGAGCACCCAAAAACTGCTTCGCAGGAAAGCGTGCACAGCAACCCCGTAGACGGCCACGACGTGCCGGTTCCGCACTTCGGCATCATCCTGGAGTGGGCGCAATGGGAGGCCCTGGCCGAACGTTTGAAAGCGCGTGAGACCCAGTTTGTGATCGAACCCTACATCCGCTTCCAGGGCCAGGTCGGCGAACAGGCCACCATGTTCCTGTTCGACCCGTGCGGCAATGCGTTGGAGTTCAAGGCGTTCAAGGATATGAGCCAGCTCTTCGCTAAATAA
- the ribB gene encoding 3,4-dihydroxy-2-butanone-4-phosphate synthase, with the protein MGFATIEKALEVIATGGMVIVVDDENRENEGDVVMAAEFATTQALTFMVSRCRGIVCAPMPERIARRLELPLMVERNTDSMKTAFTVSVDLIAGVTTGVSAAERALTLRALAADDTTAQALSRPGHIFPLIARNGGVEERAGHTEAAVDLAELAGLSPVGVICEILKDDGSMARRADLDVFAQQHELIIISIAELIVWKAANAVSTKQVRPSLVA; encoded by the coding sequence ATGGGCTTTGCAACGATTGAGAAAGCACTGGAAGTCATCGCCACCGGCGGGATGGTGATCGTGGTGGATGACGAGAACCGCGAAAACGAAGGTGATGTCGTGATGGCTGCCGAGTTCGCCACCACGCAGGCGTTGACGTTTATGGTCAGCCGATGCCGTGGGATCGTCTGTGCGCCGATGCCTGAACGCATTGCTCGGCGCCTGGAATTACCGCTGATGGTGGAGCGCAACACCGACTCCATGAAAACCGCGTTCACCGTTTCTGTCGATTTGATAGCAGGCGTCACCACCGGCGTTTCAGCGGCGGAGCGCGCGTTAACGCTTCGAGCGCTCGCTGCGGATGACACGACGGCGCAGGCACTTTCAAGGCCAGGGCATATTTTTCCGCTGATCGCCCGCAATGGTGGCGTTGAAGAGCGCGCTGGTCACACCGAGGCGGCTGTGGACCTTGCTGAGCTGGCAGGGTTGTCACCGGTAGGTGTGATCTGCGAGATCCTCAAGGACGACGGCAGCATGGCGCGTCGTGCTGATCTGGACGTTTTCGCACAACAGCATGAACTCATTATTATTTCGATTGCAGAGTTGATTGTGTGGAAAGCAGCGAATGCTGTTAGCACTAAACAAGTAAGGCCCAGTTTGGTGGCATAG
- a CDS encoding LysR family transcriptional regulator: MQKMHELLGRVTLDELAAFVAVVEALSFTEAAKVIGRDATIVSRRVGQLEERLGIRLLSRTTRRVALTEVGTLYYQRVRALLDELDGATQEASNFATSPQGLLRVSLPITFGRRWVAPLLPAFIAQHPKIRVDARFADRFVDVVAEGFDVAIRVGVLRDSTLVAKQIAPFRNRLYAAPSYIASHGLPQTLEGLAEHACLGFCSLSSWPDWVLKNGSQQKTFRPTGPLISDSSESLLQAAVEGVGIILTPDWLAGAAVRDGKLVQVLTQWEGAEAGGIYAVMPPGRLVPTKTRVFVDQITHAIQAGWEQ; encoded by the coding sequence ATGCAAAAAATGCACGAGTTGTTGGGCCGCGTGACGCTGGATGAGTTGGCGGCGTTTGTGGCAGTGGTGGAAGCGCTCAGCTTCACTGAAGCGGCCAAAGTGATAGGGCGCGACGCTACGATTGTCTCGCGTCGGGTCGGGCAGTTGGAGGAGCGCCTTGGTATACGTTTGCTCTCCAGGACCACGCGGCGCGTGGCGCTGACCGAGGTGGGGACGCTGTATTACCAACGGGTTCGCGCATTGCTGGATGAGTTGGACGGCGCTACCCAGGAGGCGAGTAACTTCGCCACCAGCCCTCAGGGTTTGCTCAGGGTGTCACTGCCCATCACCTTTGGCCGTCGATGGGTTGCGCCGCTGCTGCCTGCGTTTATTGCCCAGCACCCGAAAATCCGTGTGGATGCACGCTTTGCTGATCGGTTCGTGGATGTCGTGGCGGAAGGCTTCGATGTGGCGATTCGCGTCGGCGTTCTGCGCGACAGCACGCTGGTAGCCAAACAGATCGCGCCTTTTCGCAATCGGCTATATGCCGCGCCCAGCTACATCGCGTCCCATGGCCTGCCCCAAACCCTTGAAGGGTTGGCCGAGCATGCGTGCCTGGGATTCTGCAGCCTCTCCAGCTGGCCGGATTGGGTGCTGAAAAACGGCAGCCAGCAAAAGACTTTTCGACCGACGGGGCCGCTGATATCCGACAGTTCGGAGTCGCTTTTACAGGCGGCGGTAGAAGGTGTTGGGATCATTCTCACGCCTGATTGGCTGGCTGGCGCGGCGGTGCGCGATGGCAAGCTTGTGCAAGTACTGACCCAATGGGAGGGGGCCGAAGCGGGAGGCATCTACGCCGTGATGCCTCCGGGGCGGCTGGTTCCGACGAAGACAAGGGTGTTTGTCGATCAAATTACACATGCGATTCAAGCGGGTTGGGAACAGTAA
- a CDS encoding cation:dicarboxylate symporter family transporter, which produces MKRIPLVWQIVAGLLLGVLVGWYFNTHPENQVWVSTEILKPLGDIFIKMMKMVVVPIVFCCMILGIAGGGDNKSFGRMGAKSLIYFFAITSLAIVLGLCFANLFEPGKGTEIAGIAHNAAAVHMEPSKGALIILQNIVPDNVIVAMSEAKLLSVLFFAVLLGMALNTLPKEKSAPVIAVVQGFSDAMFKVVSFVMAYAPIGVFGMIGATVATFGFASLLPLLMLIGVVYLALITFALVMLGGICYLIGENVFKLIKYFRDELILAFSSAASAAVMPQLMTKLEAYGVPRRIVSFVVPVGYAFNLDGASIFLGVATIFIAQLYGIDLSLTQQILLVVTMVLTSKGAAGVPGFAIIILSATLASAGLPLEGVALIAGIFRIIDSGTTTLNVLGNAIAPLVIAKWEKAPLERKSSVGVEQNA; this is translated from the coding sequence ATGAAACGTATCCCCTTAGTTTGGCAAATCGTTGCCGGGCTGTTGCTTGGCGTGCTCGTGGGTTGGTATTTCAATACCCACCCGGAAAATCAAGTATGGGTAAGTACCGAAATCCTTAAACCGCTCGGGGATATCTTCATCAAGATGATGAAGATGGTCGTCGTGCCAATTGTTTTCTGCTGCATGATCCTTGGCATTGCCGGGGGCGGTGATAACAAATCGTTTGGGCGCATGGGCGCAAAGTCGTTGATCTACTTCTTTGCAATCACCAGCCTCGCCATCGTGCTTGGCTTGTGCTTCGCCAACCTGTTCGAGCCGGGCAAAGGCACCGAAATCGCAGGGATCGCCCACAACGCGGCAGCCGTGCACATGGAACCGTCGAAAGGCGCGCTGATCATCCTGCAAAACATCGTGCCCGATAACGTGATTGTCGCGATGTCGGAAGCCAAGTTGTTGTCGGTGCTGTTCTTTGCCGTGCTGCTGGGTATGGCGTTGAACACCTTGCCTAAAGAGAAAAGCGCACCGGTTATTGCGGTGGTGCAGGGCTTCTCCGATGCAATGTTCAAAGTTGTGTCGTTTGTCATGGCCTACGCACCGATCGGTGTATTCGGCATGATCGGCGCCACTGTAGCGACCTTCGGATTTGCGTCGTTGCTGCCGCTGCTCATGTTGATCGGTGTGGTGTACCTGGCGCTGATTACCTTTGCGCTAGTGATGCTCGGCGGCATCTGCTACCTGATCGGCGAAAACGTCTTCAAGTTGATCAAGTACTTCCGTGATGAGCTGATTCTGGCCTTCTCCAGTGCGGCGTCTGCGGCCGTCATGCCGCAGTTGATGACCAAGCTGGAAGCCTACGGCGTACCTCGGCGAATCGTCAGCTTCGTGGTGCCGGTGGGTTATGCGTTCAACCTGGACGGTGCTTCGATCTTCCTCGGTGTGGCGACGATCTTTATTGCCCAACTCTATGGCATCGACCTGTCACTGACTCAGCAAATTTTGCTGGTGGTCACGATGGTGCTGACGTCCAAGGGCGCTGCGGGTGTACCTGGGTTCGCCATCATCATCCTGTCGGCCACCTTGGCTTCTGCGGGGCTGCCGCTGGAAGGGGTCGCGTTGATTGCCGGGATCTTCCGGATCATCGACAGCGGCACCACCACCTTGAACGTGCTGGGTAATGCAATTGCACCTCTGGTTATCGCCAAGTGGGAGAAAGCCCCACTGGAGCGAAAAAGCTCAGTAGGGGTCGAGCAGAACGCTTAA
- a CDS encoding alpha/beta fold hydrolase, translating into MTFISLNERLVDAYPDPELRRLAPGLSVAVEFRVGGQSIGLSVVDGRLFKGFTGEPTIRIEADEPEWASVLSTPPAATYHSFTALQIANPAFEVSGDAQLIAQARPFLERLFELVTLTPATPAGAVERSLSQIQGRYAEVHAAGQAYEMYYEVAGEGVPLLFLHTAGADGRQYFAQMADVQMAQQFRMYAIDLPFHGKSMPPRTWDGAPYLLTSERYQQWCTAFIEQVIGTPAIVVGGSMGAAMSLVLAAEHPEQLIGVVALEPPFQSRGRRNPYQNHVQVHGGLHNGAYVRGLMSPTSPVEDRRRASWIYSQGGPGVYPGDLAFYSDEFDGAVTAPRIDAGRTPVALLSGTYDYSATPADGAKLAELIPGSLHLVMDGLGHFPMTEHPDHFRSYLIQGLAHVAQQKGLKNA; encoded by the coding sequence ATGACTTTCATCAGTTTGAATGAGCGGCTGGTTGACGCTTACCCGGACCCCGAGTTGCGTCGACTTGCGCCCGGGTTATCGGTGGCTGTCGAGTTCAGAGTGGGCGGGCAATCCATTGGTCTGAGTGTTGTCGACGGGCGACTATTCAAAGGCTTTACAGGTGAGCCAACAATCCGCATCGAGGCCGATGAACCTGAGTGGGCGAGCGTGTTGTCTACTCCGCCGGCTGCCACTTACCACAGCTTTACAGCGCTGCAGATTGCCAACCCGGCATTTGAGGTGAGCGGCGATGCACAACTGATTGCCCAGGCGCGACCGTTTCTCGAGCGTTTGTTCGAGCTGGTCACCCTGACCCCTGCTACCCCGGCCGGCGCCGTCGAGCGGTCCCTTTCCCAGATTCAAGGCCGGTATGCCGAGGTACACGCGGCGGGGCAGGCTTACGAGATGTATTACGAAGTGGCCGGGGAGGGCGTCCCCTTGCTGTTCCTGCACACTGCAGGTGCTGATGGGCGGCAGTATTTCGCGCAGATGGCGGACGTCCAGATGGCGCAGCAATTTCGTATGTATGCGATTGATTTGCCGTTCCATGGTAAGTCGATGCCACCGCGAACGTGGGATGGGGCACCGTACCTGCTGACCAGCGAACGTTATCAACAATGGTGCACGGCCTTTATTGAACAGGTGATCGGCACGCCGGCTATCGTGGTCGGTGGCTCCATGGGCGCGGCAATGTCCCTGGTGTTGGCGGCCGAACACCCGGAGCAACTGATCGGTGTGGTGGCGTTGGAGCCGCCCTTTCAGTCGCGCGGCCGTCGCAACCCTTACCAGAATCATGTGCAGGTTCACGGTGGGCTGCACAATGGCGCGTATGTGCGAGGCTTGATGAGCCCGACCAGCCCTGTCGAGGATCGGCGCCGTGCCAGCTGGATTTACTCCCAGGGCGGGCCAGGTGTCTACCCCGGTGACTTGGCGTTCTACAGCGACGAGTTCGACGGGGCCGTGACCGCGCCGCGGATCGATGCTGGTCGTACACCGGTGGCGCTGCTTTCGGGCACTTATGATTACTCGGCGACGCCGGCGGACGGTGCCAAACTGGCTGAGTTGATACCGGGTTCGTTACACCTGGTGATGGATGGGCTGGGGCATTTCCCGATGACTGAACATCCGGATCATTTTCGGTCTTATCTGATCCAGGGGCTAGCCCATGTTGCACAGCAAAAAGGGCTGAAAAACGCCTGA
- a CDS encoding GntR family transcriptional regulator, producing the protein MSESSLQVPKRGATLRLLVEDKIREAISTGVLRPGQRLVERELCEMTGVGRTSIREALRQLEAEGLITCNPHKGPSVNKISLDETRQLYAVRGLLESFSGQEFALLGTDAQIRRLEEAAAMFEFRAQQYWQYPDRDLDSTRVARDALIEAKTQFYVCLMEGSNNVFIVQMLTTLHNRITLLRAMSMTQPGRLQHSVEEIKEIVAAIKARDGARAGEACRKHIQLSANVAISYLESVEEEA; encoded by the coding sequence ATGAGTGAATCAAGCCTTCAAGTGCCCAAGCGTGGCGCGACCCTGCGTTTGTTGGTGGAAGACAAGATTCGGGAAGCTATCTCCACCGGAGTTTTGCGCCCTGGGCAGCGCTTGGTCGAACGTGAACTGTGTGAGATGACAGGGGTGGGGCGTACCTCCATTCGCGAGGCACTGCGCCAACTCGAGGCGGAAGGCTTGATTACCTGCAACCCTCACAAAGGGCCGTCGGTAAATAAAATCTCCCTGGATGAAACGCGTCAGCTCTATGCCGTGCGCGGTCTGCTGGAGAGTTTTTCCGGCCAAGAATTCGCCTTGCTCGGTACAGATGCGCAGATCCGACGACTGGAGGAAGCCGCTGCGATGTTCGAGTTTCGCGCCCAACAGTACTGGCAATATCCTGATCGCGACCTGGATAGCACACGCGTTGCACGTGATGCCCTGATCGAAGCGAAGACCCAGTTCTACGTGTGCTTGATGGAAGGCAGTAACAACGTCTTTATCGTGCAGATGCTGACGACCCTGCACAACCGCATCACGCTGTTGCGGGCGATGTCCATGACTCAACCGGGTAGGCTCCAGCACTCGGTTGAGGAGATCAAAGAGATTGTGGCGGCGATCAAAGCCAGAGACGGCGCCAGGGCGGGGGAGGCCTGTCGCAAGCATATCCAGCTTTCGGCCAATGTTGCTATCAGCTATCTGGAGAGTGTCGAGGAGGAAGCATAA
- a CDS encoding carboxymuconolactone decarboxylase family protein produces the protein MNSQAKITSPDGNQLSERFHDGLKTRREVLGEAYVDGSIAKATDFNWPVQELVTEYCWDAIWNRPGLDRRTRSFLNLGMISALNRPHELKLHVRGAINNGLSKEEIREVLLQVAIYCGVPASIDGFRLAQEVFDDMGV, from the coding sequence ATGAACAGCCAAGCAAAAATTACTTCGCCCGATGGCAACCAACTTTCCGAGCGTTTCCATGATGGCCTCAAGACCCGCCGTGAAGTGCTGGGTGAAGCTTATGTGGATGGTTCCATTGCAAAGGCCACGGATTTTAACTGGCCGGTGCAGGAGTTGGTGACCGAGTATTGCTGGGACGCTATTTGGAATCGTCCGGGTCTGGATCGTCGTACACGCTCGTTCCTGAACCTGGGCATGATTTCGGCACTGAACCGCCCCCATGAGTTGAAGTTGCATGTGCGCGGCGCGATCAATAATGGTTTGAGCAAAGAAGAAATTCGCGAAGTACTGCTCCAGGTGGCGATTTATTGTGGTGTTCCGGCTTCGATTGATGGCTTCCGCCTGGCGCAGGAAGTGTTTGACGATATGGGCGTCTGA
- a CDS encoding SDR family oxidoreductase, whose protein sequence is MKTFLSIGTGPGIGYETAALFAREGFRVVLSARNLDNTQALVKRLQDAGYEAYAEQVDAADPQAIAQLVEHTHARFGGLDETHYNAAIIRQATLAEQPLDTFNHDLNVNIGGALAAAQVSLNLMYARKSGTLLLTGGFFGIEPNADYLSLSLGKAGIRALTAGLFESAKTHNVHVATVTVAAFVEPESEEAVGIAKAFWDLHNQKPSNWTAEVTYSR, encoded by the coding sequence ATGAAGACTTTTCTAAGCATCGGCACCGGGCCTGGCATTGGCTATGAAACTGCTGCACTTTTCGCCCGTGAAGGCTTCCGGGTCGTACTCAGCGCGCGCAACCTGGACAACACCCAGGCACTGGTAAAGCGCCTGCAGGATGCGGGCTATGAGGCTTACGCCGAGCAGGTCGATGCCGCAGATCCGCAGGCTATCGCACAGTTGGTCGAACACACGCACGCACGCTTTGGCGGTCTCGATGAAACGCACTACAACGCCGCGATCATTCGCCAAGCAACCCTTGCCGAGCAGCCGCTCGACACCTTCAACCACGACCTTAACGTCAACATCGGTGGCGCACTGGCCGCAGCGCAGGTCAGCCTCAACCTTATGTACGCGCGCAAGAGCGGCACACTCCTGCTGACGGGTGGCTTCTTCGGCATCGAACCGAATGCAGATTATCTTTCGTTGAGTCTGGGAAAGGCCGGTATTCGTGCATTGACGGCAGGCCTCTTCGAGTCGGCCAAAACCCACAACGTGCATGTGGCCACGGTCACTGTGGCCGCGTTCGTCGAACCGGAATCCGAGGAGGCGGTTGGCATTGCAAAGGCGTTCTGGGACCTGCACAACCAGAAACCGTCGAACTGGACCGCAGAAGTCACCTACTCGCGTTAA